The Kribbella shirazensis genomic interval GCTCGTCCGCTACGGGCCGTCGCACGGTCTGCCGATGCCGTACTCCGCACACATGAGCTTCTGGCAGTGGGACCGGCCGCCGGACACGAACACCGGCCCGGTCCTGCTCGTCGAGATCGAGCGGACCCCGATCTTCGAGTCGCACTTCCGCGACTGCACCCAGGTCGGCACGGTCGACAGCATCGTCTCGAACGACGAGGACGGCACGGCGCTCGTGCTGTGCTCGGGGCCGGCCGAGCCCTGGTCCATGGTGTGGCCGAAGATCCGGCGGTTCTACTGATGGCCCTACGGTTGGACGATGCTCGACCTGGTGGACGTCCCGGCCGGCCTGCTCTTCCTGCGTGACGACCGGATCGGGAAGCGCTGGCACGTGAACCTGTCTGCTTTTCGGATCGCGTCCTGTCCGCTGACCGACGCCGACGGGCTGCCGCTGACCGGGGTGAGCTGGTACGACGCCGTTGCCTTGTGCAACCAGCTGTCGCGGGACGCGGGGCTGCCGATCGCCTACACCATTGACGGCGAGCGAGTGGACTGGGACCAGTCCTCCCCCGGATTTCGACTGCCGACCGACGCCGAGTGGCAGTACGCGTGCACCGCCGGTACGCCTGACTATCGCTACGGCCCGATCGAGGAGATCGCGTGGTACGCGGGCAACTCCGAGGGGCGCCCGCATCCGGTCGGGCGGCTGCTGCCGAATGCGTGGGGACTGCACGACATGCTCGGCAACGTCTGGGAATGGTGCTGGGACCTGTACGACCCCGCGGCCTACGGGCCGTACCGGATCTTCCGCGGCGGCGGTTTCGCCGACGAGGAACGTTCCATCGGCTCCACCGTCCGCCGGCGGTCGCATCCGACCTTCGCGATCGAGGATCTCGGGTTCCGGGTTGCGCAGTCAGTTCCCGGCTGACGGCCTGAGGGCGAGCTTGCCCACGGTGGCGCGAGACTCGAGCTCTGCCAGCACCTTGGGGCCGTCGGCCAGGTCGTAGACGGTCGGGCTCCCAGGTGGATAGGCGCCTGCCTTGATCAGTTGGCCGAGCTCTTCGAGTACCTCGGCGAACAGATCCGGTGCGTGCTGGATCGTGCTCGTCAAGTGCTGGCCGATGACGTGGACGGGGTGCGTGAAGTTCAGCTCCCAGTTGCTGATCGACGACTCACCACCCGCGACCCCGATCACAACCACCTTCCCGGTCACGCGCCGCGCCACCTCCACGCTGTGCCGGAACGTGTCGCCGCCAACCGATTCGAGCACGATGTCCACACCACGACCGCCCGTAAGCCGACGTACCTCTGCGACGAGGTCCGAGTCCCGGTAGTCGATCACGTGATCCGCGCCAAGCCGCCGTACGACGTCATGCTTCGACGCCGAGGCGGTACCGATCACTGTCGCGCCGTAGTACTTTGCGATCCGCACAGCAGCCTGCCCGACACCACCGGCCGCCGCTTGAATCAGCACCGTGTCCCCCGCGGCGAGCCGTCCGAGCTGCCGGAGCGAGACCTGCGCGGTCGCCCAGTTCAGGACCAGGCCGAGCGCCTCCTCGTCCTTCCAGCCCACCGGCACCGGAACCACGCCGTTCGCCGCCATCACCATGAACTCGGCGAAGGCGCCGTACCCGGTCCCGATGACGTGATCTCCCACCGCCACATCCGTCACGCCGTCGCCCAGCGCAACCACTTCCCCCACCGCTTCGAACCCTGCCACGTACGGCGGCCGCGGACCCCCGTCGTACGTCCCCCGGGTCTGCATCACGTCCGCAAAGTTCACCCCGGCAACACCGACCCGCACCAACACTTCCCCCGCACCAGCCACCGGCACCGCAGCATCTCCCACTACCTGCATCGCCTCCGGCCCGTCCAACGAAGCCTGTACCAACGCCCGCACGATCCCACCTCCACAGTTGTTTGATGTGAATCGTACATCTGTTAGCTGTGCATCGAACACTCGAAATCCGGTCGCTGCCTCTCGACCGATCCCGCTAGCGTCCCGGGATGGAGCTGATCACCACCCGCAGGCTGGCCCTCCGCTGGCCGATCGAGTCCGACTTCCAGTCGCTCTGCGAACTCTGGACCGACCCCCGCGTCGCCCGCTTCATGGACGACTGGGGCCCGCGCGACGAACCATCCGTCCGCGAATGGCTGGACCTCCACACGAGCGGCACCAACCGTGACGGCACCCATCTCCAACTCGTGATCACCCTCCGAGCAACCGCCACTCCCGTCGGCTGGCTAGGCCTGGGCGCCAGCCAAGACCCCCTAGCGGACTGGAGCTTCGGCTACGCCATCCACCCCGACCACCGAGCCAACGGCTACGCCACCGAGGCCCTGACCGCAGCCCTCGACTACTGCCACACCCACCTGTCGATCGAGTCCGCATGGGGCGAATGCAACCCAGCCAACACCGCATCAGCCACCGTCATGACCACCGCCGGCCTGGTTGAAGTCACCCCATCCCCCACCACCCGCCGCTTCCTCTACCACCCCACCGCACCCCACTAGCCCATCGCACGCCACTACGCCGAGCATCCGTGCCGCCGGTAAGCACACCGAGCGCGTGTACCGGACGACGGCCGCGACAGCGAGCTCCCCCAGACGTCCAGGCCATCACAATGCGCACACCATCACTCACCCAGGCGGAACAGCCGCCGCCCCCGCCGATTGTGATGGCCTTGTCGGCGGCGCTCGAAAACTGAACACTTTCGGCGGTGAAAAGTGAGCACTCGACGATTGGAGAGTGATCACTTTGGAGGACTGGGCGCTGATCAGGAGGTTGGCTGCTGAGGGGGTGCCGAAGGCGCGGATCGCTGAGCGTTTGGGGATCTCGCGGACGACGGTGATCAAGGCGGTGAACTCGGATTGCCCGCCGCGGTATGTGCGCAGGCCTGGGCCGACGTCGTTCACGGCGTTCGAGCCGGCGGTGCGGGCGCTGCTGGCCGAGGTTCCGGACATGCCGGCGACGGTGCTGGCCGAGCGGGTGGGCTGGACTGGGTCGATCCGGTGGTTCCGCGAGAACGTGAAACGGCTGCGGCCCGAGCATCGTCCGGTCGACCCATCGGACCGGTTGGTCTGGTTGCCGGGCGATGCCGCGCAGTGTGATCTGTGGTTCCCGCCGCGCAAGATCCCGCTCGAGGACGGCACCGCGAAGCTGTTGCCGGTGCTGGTGATCACCTCCGCGCACTCGCGGTTCAGCACCGGCCGGATGATCCCGACCCGTAAGACCGAAGACTTGCTGTTGGGCACGTGGGAGCTGATCCAGCAACTCGGACGGGTCCCGCGCCGGCTGCTCTGGGACAACGAGCCTGGCATCGGCCGCGGCCAGCGCAGGGCCGAGGGCGTCGCGTCGTTCATGGGCACGTTGGCCACCAAGTTGGTGCTGCTGCCGCCGAGGGACCCGGAGTCCAAGGGGGTGGTCGAGCGCCGCAACGGCTGGTTCGAGACCTCGTTCATGCCCGGCCGCAGGTTCACCTCGCCGGCGGACTTCAACGACCAGTTCACCGACTGGCTGACCAAAGCCAACGCGCGGGTGGTGCGCACCATCAAGGCCGCACCGGCCGACCTGGTCGACGCCGATCGGGCGGCGATGCTGGCGTTGCCGCCGATCCCGCTGCACCTGGGCTGGCGCAACAAGATCCGGTTGGGCCGTGACTACTACGTCCGGCTCGACACCAACGACTACTCCGTCGACCCGGCCGTGATCGGCCGGATGGTCGATGTCGCCGCAGATCTCGACCGTGTCCGGGTCCGCTGCGAGGGCCGCGTCGTGGCCGAACACCCCCGCGTCTGGGCCAGAGGAACCACCGTCACCGACCCCGGGCATGTCGAGACCTCCGCCTGGTTGCGCAAGCAGTTCCAACAACCCCGCGCCGTTGCCAGCGCAGACGACCTGGCCCGGGACCTGAGCGATTACGACCGCGCATTCGGGCTCACCACCGAGGAAGGAATCAGCTGATGACCGCTACCAAGCCGACCGTGAAGGCCGCTGCGAGCACGGAGGCGGTCAAGCAGATCACCTACCTCGCCGCCGCACTGAAAGCGCCACGAATCACCGAGGCCGCCACCCGGCTGGCCGACCAAGCCCGTGACGCCGGCTGGACTCATGAGGACTACCTCGCCGCGGTCCTCGAACGCGAAGTCAGCGCCCGCAATTCATCCGGCGCCCGACTACGAATCCGTGCCGCTGGGTTCGGTGCGGTCAAGACACTGGAGGACTTCGACTTCGACGCCCAGCCCACGATCCGGCAGCAAGTCGCCGCGCTCGCATCCGGTGGGTTCTTGACCGAGGCCCGCAACGTCGTGCTCCTCGGGCCGCCCGGCACCGGAAAGACCCACCTGGCCACCGCCTTGGGTGTCGCGGCCGCCCGGCACGGACACCGGGTGCTGTTCGCGACCGCGACCGACTGGGTCACCCGCCTCACCGACGCCCACCGCGCCGGCAAGCTCCCCCAAGAGCTCACCCGGCTGCGGCGCTACGGGCTGATCATCGTTGACGAGGTCGGCTACCTGCCCTTCGAACAAGACGCCGCGAACCTGTTCTTCCAGCTCGTCTCGTCCCGCTACGAACACGCCTCGCTGATCCTGACCTCAAACCTGCCGTTCTCCGGCTGGGGAGGCGTCTTCGGAGACCAAGCCGTCGCCGCCGCGATGATCGACCGGATCGTCCACCACGCCGACGTTCTCACGTTGAAGGGGGCCAGCTATCGCCTCCGCGGACGCGGCATCGACAGCCTGCCCAGCATCCGCACCACCACCGGGGAAACCGAGTCCTAGACTGCCCACAACCGCTCACTTTTCAACCGCCGGAACCGACCAGCTTTGGAGCGCCGCCGACAGGCCTGGAAGCACACAGTCGGACCAGCCAGGTCCCCTCGCCCCGCCGAGCCTCCCGCCCAGCCCCAGCCTCAGCCCACCCACGCCGCAGCCCGCTGCGCCGTCGAAGAGCAGCGCCCCATCCCCAGCCGCACCACACGAGCGACCACACCAAGCGCTTACCACCGACTGGCAAACCCAGCCCTCGCCGGTGAGCCGACCGCCCAACCCGCCCACAGAAGCCGAGCGAAGCGAAGGCCACCCCGCCGACGCAGCGCTCGCCCTCGTGGCGAGTGGAGCGGCAAACCCAACTCCCGCTGGTGAGCTGCCCGCCCAACCCAGCCACAGGAGCCGAGCGAAGCGAAGGCGCAAGGGGGTGCGGGTGGCGGAGCCCCCGCTCGCGGCAAGCGAAGCGCAGCCGCACAACACGACGAAGGCGAGGCGGTCAGCGCAGGAACTGCGCGACACACCTCGCCTATCGCCTTCGTGGACGATACTGGGATCGAACCAGTGACCTCTTCCGTGTCAGGGAAGCGCGCTACCGCTGCGCCAATCGTCCAGAACCACTCAAGAAACACCCAAACAACTGAGGTTCTCGAGGTGGAGACGGGATTCGAACCCGTGTACACGGCTTTGCAGGCCGTTGCCTCGCCTCTCGGCCACTCCACCACTGAGAAAGCTGGCCCGCCGAACCCTCTCCGAGCGGACGACCGGGTTCGAACCGGCGACCTCAACCTTGGCAAGGTTGCGCTCTACCAACTGAGCTACGTCCGCGTTGCGACCGGTTCCAGTATCCCCCGGCGCGAGAAGAACATTAGCCCATCCGCCCCCGACTTCAAAAATCGGGGTCCCCGGTACGTCGACGTACGGTCACCGACTGCTCACCTCCGGACTGCCGCGCGGCCACGGATCACCTGCGCACTAAGGTGTTGTGCGGAAGGAGCACCACATGCGTATCTGGCTCAACGGCGCCCTGCTGGACGACGAGGCGGCGGTCTCGCCGCTGGACCACGGGCTGACCACCGGTGACGGCGTCTTCGAGACGATCAAGATCGAGAACGGCCGCCCGTTCGCCGTCCGGCGCCACCTGGACCGGCTCGTCCGCTCGGCGGTCGGGCTCGGCCTGCCGACCCCGGACGTCGCCGCGATCGAGTCCGGCATCGACGCGGTGGTGGCGGCCGATCCGGGGATCCCGTTCGGCCGGCTGCGCATCACGTACACGGGCGGCGTCTCGCCGCTGTCGTCGGACCGCGGTACGTCGGGCCCGACCGTTCTGGTCGCGACGCAAGAGATCACGCGCCCGTCCCCCGTCTCCGCGATCGTCACCGTCCCGTGGGTACGCAACGAACGCAGCGCGGTCGCCGGCCTCAAGACCACGTCGTACGCCGAGAACGTCCGCGCGCTCGCCTCCGCGAAGGAGCGCGGCGGCAGCGAGGCGATCTTCGCGAACACGGTCGGCAACCTGTGCGAAGGCACCGGCTCGAACATCTTCTGTGTGTACGACGGGGAGCTCGTCACGCCGACGCTCGAGTCCGGCGCACTGGCGGGCGTGACGCGGGCGCTGGTGCTCGAGTGGTTCGGCGGTGTCGAGCGCGACGTACCGCTGCAGCAACTGTTCGCGGCCGAGGAGATCTTCCTCACATCGACAACTCGGGACGTCCAGGCGATTCGGCGTGTCGACGACCGCGAACTGCACGCGCCCGGCACGATCACGGCCCAGGTTGCGAAGATCTTCGCCGAACGCTCCGCGGAGCACCCGAACCCCTGACCCGTCGCGGACCTCAGCCACTCACCAACCCGCCCCGCCGATCGCTGCGCGCCGGCGCGCAGCGTTGCAGGCGAGGTTGATGAGTGGCAGCGGTCCAGTGAGTGCGGTCCTACTCTCCGGAGGCCTTGCGGCGCTCCCGGTATGCCGCGACGTGCAAGCGGTTGCCGCAGGTACGGGCGTCGCAGTACCGCTTGGAACGGTTCCGCGACAGATCGATCAAGGCATCGTTGCAGTCCGGGGCCTCGCAGCGGCGGAGGCGTTCGCGTTCGCCGGCGGAGATCACCTGCGCCAGCGCGATCCCGCACTCCACCGTGATCCGGCACGCCAGCGACGCACCCGCCCGCGAGTAGTGGATGTGCCACGGGTGCCCGTCGTGGTTGGTCAGCCGCGGAGTCGCCGTACCGCGGGCGATGATCGCGTTGATCATCGTCGCCGCGGACGCATCGGAATCCGTGGTGAACACCGGCGCGAACAACGGCCGCAGGTCGCGGACCTCGGCCAGGTCCTTGTCCGACAGCGAGTCGACCGCGCTGAACTCCCGTTCCTGGACGAACTTCTCCAACTCCTCCAGGGTGTCCAGCGAATCGACCTGGCTGTTCGGTCCGGGCATGGTGTTCACGAGCCGGACCAGCGTCCCGAGCGCCTGCTCGGTGTCGTGCGAGAAAGTCACAATCACGTCTCCAACGCGACGGGATCTCCGTCCTGCAGCAAGAGTAGCCCGGCCCGATTAGATCGTCGCTTCATCATGCGCTATGGTTTCACCCGCAACACCACATCTGAAACACCAGCACCACGCTGGGCGATTGGCGCAGTGGTAGCGCGCTTCGTTCACACCGAAGAGGTCACTGGTTCGAACCCAGTATCGCCCACGAAGTCGATAGGCGACGTGTGTCGCGAAGCGTTCCGCTTCGCTGACCACGTCGCCTTCGTCGTGTTGTGCGGCTGCGCTTCGCTTGCCGCCAGCGGGGGCTCCGCCACCCGCACCCCCTTGCGCCTTCGCTTCGCTCGGCTCCTGTGGCTGGGTTGGGCGGTCAGGTCACCTGCGGGGGTTGGGTTGGCTGGTTGGGTCGCCACGGGGGTGAGCGCTGCGTCGGCGGGGTGGCCTTCGCTTCGCTTGACTGCTGTGGGCGGGTTGGGCGGTCAGGTCACCAGTTGGGTTGGGTTGGTTGGGAACTCGTCGCCCTGCGCCGCAAACCGACCCAGCAGTCCGGCAATGGTCGTGCGGTGCCGTTCGGGCAGGGGGCAATGTCGCGTCGGACTCAATCGGCATGCCCTACGGGCTGGAAGTAGTTCGCCGCCGTGTAGTCGGCGACGTTCCGGCCGAGTGCCTCGGCTTGGACGTTTGCTGTGCGGTAGTGCAGGCCGGCCCACATGCGGGCCTCCACGATCTCCGCGAGGGCC includes:
- a CDS encoding formylglycine-generating enzyme family protein, with the translated sequence MLDLVDVPAGLLFLRDDRIGKRWHVNLSAFRIASCPLTDADGLPLTGVSWYDAVALCNQLSRDAGLPIAYTIDGERVDWDQSSPGFRLPTDAEWQYACTAGTPDYRYGPIEEIAWYAGNSEGRPHPVGRLLPNAWGLHDMLGNVWEWCWDLYDPAAYGPYRIFRGGGFADEERSIGSTVRRRSHPTFAIEDLGFRVAQSVPG
- a CDS encoding NADPH:quinone oxidoreductase family protein, with amino-acid sequence MRALVQASLDGPEAMQVVGDAAVPVAGAGEVLVRVGVAGVNFADVMQTRGTYDGGPRPPYVAGFEAVGEVVALGDGVTDVAVGDHVIGTGYGAFAEFMVMAANGVVPVPVGWKDEEALGLVLNWATAQVSLRQLGRLAAGDTVLIQAAAGGVGQAAVRIAKYYGATVIGTASASKHDVVRRLGADHVIDYRDSDLVAEVRRLTGGRGVDIVLESVGGDTFRHSVEVARRVTGKVVVIGVAGGESSISNWELNFTHPVHVIGQHLTSTIQHAPDLFAEVLEELGQLIKAGAYPPGSPTVYDLADGPKVLAELESRATVGKLALRPSAGN
- a CDS encoding GNAT family N-acetyltransferase — translated: MELITTRRLALRWPIESDFQSLCELWTDPRVARFMDDWGPRDEPSVREWLDLHTSGTNRDGTHLQLVITLRATATPVGWLGLGASQDPLADWSFGYAIHPDHRANGYATEALTAALDYCHTHLSIESAWGECNPANTASATVMTTAGLVEVTPSPTTRRFLYHPTAPH
- the istA gene encoding IS21 family transposase, with product MITLEDWALIRRLAAEGVPKARIAERLGISRTTVIKAVNSDCPPRYVRRPGPTSFTAFEPAVRALLAEVPDMPATVLAERVGWTGSIRWFRENVKRLRPEHRPVDPSDRLVWLPGDAAQCDLWFPPRKIPLEDGTAKLLPVLVITSAHSRFSTGRMIPTRKTEDLLLGTWELIQQLGRVPRRLLWDNEPGIGRGQRRAEGVASFMGTLATKLVLLPPRDPESKGVVERRNGWFETSFMPGRRFTSPADFNDQFTDWLTKANARVVRTIKAAPADLVDADRAAMLALPPIPLHLGWRNKIRLGRDYYVRLDTNDYSVDPAVIGRMVDVAADLDRVRVRCEGRVVAEHPRVWARGTTVTDPGHVETSAWLRKQFQQPRAVASADDLARDLSDYDRAFGLTTEEGIS
- the istB gene encoding IS21-like element helper ATPase IstB, with the translated sequence MTATKPTVKAAASTEAVKQITYLAAALKAPRITEAATRLADQARDAGWTHEDYLAAVLEREVSARNSSGARLRIRAAGFGAVKTLEDFDFDAQPTIRQQVAALASGGFLTEARNVVLLGPPGTGKTHLATALGVAAARHGHRVLFATATDWVTRLTDAHRAGKLPQELTRLRRYGLIIVDEVGYLPFEQDAANLFFQLVSSRYEHASLILTSNLPFSGWGGVFGDQAVAAAMIDRIVHHADVLTLKGASYRLRGRGIDSLPSIRTTTGETES
- a CDS encoding aminotransferase class IV, encoding MRIWLNGALLDDEAAVSPLDHGLTTGDGVFETIKIENGRPFAVRRHLDRLVRSAVGLGLPTPDVAAIESGIDAVVAADPGIPFGRLRITYTGGVSPLSSDRGTSGPTVLVATQEITRPSPVSAIVTVPWVRNERSAVAGLKTTSYAENVRALASAKERGGSEAIFANTVGNLCEGTGSNIFCVYDGELVTPTLESGALAGVTRALVLEWFGGVERDVPLQQLFAAEEIFLTSTTRDVQAIRRVDDRELHAPGTITAQVAKIFAERSAEHPNP
- a CDS encoding CGNR zinc finger domain-containing protein, coding for MTFSHDTEQALGTLVRLVNTMPGPNSQVDSLDTLEELEKFVQEREFSAVDSLSDKDLAEVRDLRPLFAPVFTTDSDASAATMINAIIARGTATPRLTNHDGHPWHIHYSRAGASLACRITVECGIALAQVISAGERERLRRCEAPDCNDALIDLSRNRSKRYCDARTCGNRLHVAAYRERRKASGE